The Streptomyces sp. CC0208 genome window below encodes:
- a CDS encoding MFS transporter: protein MALLVIASCQLMVVLDITIVNIALPDIQRSLDFSTTSLAWVVNAYTLTFGGLLLLGGRTGDILGRRRMFVCGVLLFVLASLLGGLAQNEGQLLAARALQGVGGAIASPTALSLVSTTFREGPERNRAFGVFAAVSAGGGAIGLLAGGVLVEWLNWRWVLFVNVPIGLLIALATPRFIRESERHPGNFDIAGALTATAGMVLLVYGFIRAAQEGWRDAFTVASFAAAVVLLVVFVLIEKRSRQPITPLHMFADRNRAGTYGIMLCLAAAIFGMFFFLTLFTQNVLDFSPLATGFAFLPVSAVIAVGAGLASRFLPVYGPKPFMVGGAILAAAGLAWLTLTDIHSTYAGSVLGPMLVFGLGMGMEFVSLTLMALSNVPTPETGAASGLLNATQQVGGSLGLSILVTMFGTASTNEAEKQVPLFLAEATPAERRLFARTGVLPGTWGDEVLTAGVSAAFVVAAIFAVLAALIAVVVIQVRPSDLERLKGGPPMP from the coding sequence ATGGCACTGCTGGTCATCGCGTCCTGCCAGCTCATGGTGGTGCTCGACATCACCATCGTGAACATCGCGCTCCCGGACATCCAGCGTTCCCTGGACTTCTCCACCACCAGCCTGGCCTGGGTGGTCAACGCGTACACCCTCACCTTCGGCGGGCTGCTGCTGCTCGGCGGCAGGACCGGCGACATCCTCGGCAGACGCCGCATGTTCGTCTGCGGTGTGCTGCTGTTCGTGCTCGCCTCGCTGCTCGGCGGGCTCGCCCAGAACGAGGGCCAACTCCTCGCCGCCCGTGCCCTCCAGGGCGTCGGTGGTGCCATCGCGTCCCCGACCGCCCTCTCCCTGGTCAGCACGACCTTCCGCGAAGGCCCCGAGCGCAACCGGGCCTTCGGCGTCTTCGCCGCGGTCTCGGCCGGTGGCGGCGCGATCGGGCTGCTGGCCGGCGGAGTCCTCGTCGAGTGGCTGAACTGGCGGTGGGTGCTGTTCGTCAACGTCCCCATCGGACTGCTCATCGCACTCGCCACGCCCCGCTTCATCCGCGAGTCCGAGCGGCATCCCGGCAACTTCGACATCGCGGGCGCGCTGACCGCCACCGCGGGCATGGTGCTGCTGGTGTACGGCTTCATCAGGGCTGCCCAGGAGGGCTGGCGGGACGCGTTCACGGTGGCCTCGTTCGCCGCCGCGGTGGTCCTCCTCGTGGTGTTCGTGCTGATCGAGAAGCGGTCCCGGCAGCCCATCACCCCGTTGCACATGTTCGCCGACCGCAACCGCGCGGGCACCTACGGCATCATGCTGTGCCTCGCGGCCGCGATCTTCGGCATGTTCTTCTTCCTGACCCTCTTCACGCAGAACGTCCTGGACTTCAGCCCGTTGGCGACCGGGTTCGCGTTCCTGCCGGTCAGCGCCGTCATCGCGGTCGGCGCCGGTCTCGCCTCGCGGTTCCTGCCCGTGTACGGGCCCAAGCCCTTCATGGTGGGCGGCGCGATCCTCGCGGCGGCCGGGCTGGCCTGGCTGACCCTGACCGACATCCACTCCACCTACGCGGGCAGCGTCCTCGGGCCGATGCTCGTCTTCGGCCTGGGCATGGGCATGGAGTTCGTGTCGCTGACCCTGATGGCGCTCTCCAACGTGCCCACCCCGGAGACCGGCGCGGCCTCCGGGCTCCTCAACGCCACGCAGCAGGTGGGCGGTTCGCTCGGTCTGTCCATCCTGGTCACCATGTTCGGCACGGCCAGCACCAACGAGGCGGAGAAGCAGGTGCCCCTCTTCCTCGCCGAGGCCACCCCGGCGGAACGCCGGCTGTTCGCCCGCACCGGAGTGCTCCCGGGTACCTGGGGCGACGAGGTCCTGACCGCCGGTGTCTCGGCCGCCTTCGTCGTGGCCGCGATCTTCGCGGTGCTCGCCGCGCTCATCGCCGTCGTGGTCATCCAGGTCCGCCCCTCCGACCTGGAACGCCTCAAGGGCGGGCCGCCGATGCCGTAG
- a CDS encoding LuxR C-terminal-related transcriptional regulator → MGTTAYERMLSVAVAALHERAPERLWPLLAAELPVLCGGDALIYKLDDWNEREGTLGLSPGADAEFASIGDEETGLLRAGYPLAGHYAGRADRAPVTARRVAGRSWSGSPTARLLDDLLDVDHVLGIPLPQSTTPVTGCLVYRSGRDFTDDELRLAEQLQPLLAAVEQQRQLLRRLNAPSEEAADLALTPRETTVLLLLGDALTAVSIGRRLGISERTVHKHIANIYRKLGTHDRVSTVLHAQRLGLVPTASAARP, encoded by the coding sequence ATGGGTACAACTGCGTATGAGCGGATGCTGTCGGTCGCCGTGGCCGCGCTCCACGAACGCGCCCCTGAGCGGCTGTGGCCCCTGCTCGCGGCCGAACTACCGGTGCTGTGCGGGGGCGACGCCCTGATCTACAAGCTGGACGACTGGAACGAGCGCGAGGGCACGCTGGGACTGTCCCCCGGGGCCGACGCGGAGTTCGCCTCGATCGGCGACGAGGAGACGGGACTGCTGCGCGCGGGCTACCCGTTGGCCGGGCACTACGCGGGCAGAGCGGACCGGGCGCCGGTCACGGCCCGCCGGGTGGCCGGCCGTTCCTGGTCGGGGAGCCCGACCGCCCGGCTGCTCGACGACCTTCTGGACGTCGACCACGTGCTGGGGATTCCGCTGCCGCAGTCGACCACCCCGGTCACCGGGTGCCTGGTCTACCGCTCCGGGCGGGACTTCACCGACGACGAACTGCGTCTGGCCGAGCAGTTGCAACCGCTGCTGGCCGCCGTCGAACAGCAACGGCAGCTCCTGCGGCGGCTCAACGCCCCGTCCGAGGAGGCGGCCGACCTGGCGCTCACACCCCGGGAGACGACCGTACTGCTCCTGCTCGGCGACGCCCTGACCGCCGTGTCGATAGGCCGCAGGCTCGGGATATCCGAGCGGACGGTGCACAAGCACATCGCGAACATCTACCGCAAACTCGGCACGCACGACCGCGTCAGCACGGTGCTGCACGCCCAGCGGCTCGGTCTCGTCCCTACGGCATCGGCGGCCCGCCCTTGA
- a CDS encoding glycosyl hydrolase 115 family protein: MPHQQWTRKSFLQGMAAVGAAPFLPGLIPANAQAASSGRPDFALATGGTAVGIFVDAADDPAVVRAAGDLQADVERVSGTRPDLLRTLPRSAPLLVLVGTLGASPAIDRLAAQGRLDVSRVKGRWEASVTQVIERPLPGIDRALVIAGSDRRGTVYGIYDTSERIGVSPWYWWADVPVERRDTVTVPSGPFTRHEPSVRYRGVFINDEQNLTTWSHRTQETDKNIGPETYRRVFELLLRLKANYLWPAMHPYSDFFNKYRENPELADRYGIVVGSSHPEALLRNGVHEWEPWIAEHPNPDGSAPVYDYTVNPAVISDYWRARARQNAAYESSWTLGMRGLHDSALETKYATTIPEKVVVMNDIIADQRRILAEEVGAAAEPQIFIPYKEVLDLYNAGVQVPDDVTLIWPDDNHGNMRQLPTEAERARPGGNGIYYHLSYWGRPKSYLWLDTTQVAKVWQELRRVYEHGTDRMWIFNVGDLKSIETGLSFAMDMAWDVNRWEAGEVEDFLAEWAGRQFGHRHAHEIAAIRTEYYRLAGELRPEFIAAGLVSVVHHGDEAGRRMAAYDQLLARVRAVGAELPEVYRDAFYELVEYPVHGAYLMNLKYYWADRNALAARQGRGAGTNRFADLALAAHTAEAALTNRYNTEVAGGKWDGIVNPYPSQIPKAPGRPAVTRVTRQETSGLGVAAEGNETGAARPLSFSSYTRDQRFVDVFNTGFLPLDWVAEASHPWVVLSVSGGSLTEQRRVWVEIDWERAPEGAQEATVVFTGAGQRHDVPLRVDNGRRRVRGFVEAHGYVSIDAAHADRRVARGGCRWRTVRGLGRRTGAVEAVPPTAAPITGDFDARAPELRYRVRFTSTGTFPVTVFRLPSLDERGQRRLAVGLDDRPVTVLSGQAVATGNRGDAWARQVEDGVERLTADVTVAEAGEHVLRIFMVDPAIAVDQILIDTSGLPATYLAPPESYHPVFNPEPAPGRGLEAPDQ; encoded by the coding sequence GTGCCGCACCAGCAATGGACCCGCAAGTCCTTCCTCCAGGGAATGGCCGCCGTCGGCGCGGCCCCCTTCCTCCCCGGCCTGATCCCGGCGAACGCCCAGGCGGCCTCCTCGGGCCGCCCCGACTTCGCGCTGGCCACGGGAGGCACGGCCGTCGGCATCTTCGTGGACGCGGCGGACGACCCCGCCGTCGTGCGCGCCGCGGGCGACCTCCAGGCGGATGTCGAGCGCGTCTCCGGGACGAGACCCGACCTGCTGCGCACGCTGCCCCGGAGCGCCCCCCTGCTCGTCCTGGTGGGCACCCTCGGCGCGAGCCCCGCCATCGACCGCCTCGCCGCACAGGGCCGCCTGGACGTCTCCCGGGTGAAGGGCCGCTGGGAGGCGTCCGTGACCCAGGTGATCGAGCGTCCGCTGCCCGGCATCGACCGTGCCCTGGTCATCGCGGGCAGCGACCGGCGCGGAACCGTCTACGGGATCTACGACACCTCGGAACGCATCGGCGTCTCCCCCTGGTACTGGTGGGCCGACGTCCCCGTCGAGCGCCGGGACACGGTGACCGTCCCCTCGGGACCCTTCACCCGCCACGAACCCTCGGTCCGCTACCGCGGCGTCTTCATCAACGACGAGCAGAACCTGACCACGTGGTCCCATCGCACCCAGGAGACCGACAAGAACATCGGCCCCGAGACGTACCGGCGCGTTTTCGAGCTGCTGCTGCGCCTGAAGGCCAACTACCTGTGGCCCGCGATGCATCCGTACTCCGACTTCTTCAACAAGTACCGCGAGAACCCCGAACTCGCCGACCGCTACGGCATCGTCGTCGGCTCCAGCCACCCCGAGGCCCTGCTGCGCAACGGCGTCCACGAGTGGGAGCCGTGGATCGCGGAGCACCCGAACCCCGACGGCAGCGCGCCGGTGTACGACTACACGGTCAACCCCGCCGTGATCTCCGACTACTGGAGAGCCCGCGCGCGACAGAACGCCGCGTACGAGAGCAGCTGGACGCTCGGCATGCGCGGTCTGCACGACAGCGCGCTGGAGACGAAGTACGCGACCACGATCCCGGAGAAGGTCGTGGTGATGAACGACATCATCGCCGACCAGCGACGGATCCTCGCCGAGGAGGTCGGGGCCGCGGCCGAGCCGCAGATCTTCATCCCGTACAAGGAGGTCCTGGACCTGTACAACGCGGGCGTCCAGGTCCCCGACGACGTCACGCTGATCTGGCCGGACGACAACCACGGCAACATGCGCCAGCTGCCGACCGAGGCGGAGCGGGCGCGGCCGGGCGGCAACGGGATCTACTACCACCTCTCCTACTGGGGCCGCCCGAAGAGCTATCTGTGGCTGGACACGACCCAGGTGGCCAAGGTGTGGCAGGAGCTGCGGCGGGTGTACGAGCACGGCACCGACCGCATGTGGATCTTCAACGTCGGTGACCTCAAGTCGATCGAGACCGGCCTGTCCTTCGCGATGGACATGGCCTGGGACGTGAACCGCTGGGAGGCGGGCGAGGTCGAGGACTTCCTCGCCGAGTGGGCCGGGCGGCAGTTCGGGCACCGGCACGCCCACGAGATCGCCGCGATCCGCACCGAGTACTACCGGCTCGCCGGGGAGCTGCGCCCCGAGTTCATCGCGGCGGGACTCGTGTCCGTCGTCCACCACGGCGACGAGGCGGGGCGCCGGATGGCGGCGTACGACCAACTCCTCGCGCGGGTACGGGCGGTGGGGGCAGAACTCCCGGAGGTGTACCGGGACGCCTTCTACGAGCTGGTCGAATACCCGGTGCACGGCGCCTACTTGATGAACCTGAAGTACTACTGGGCGGATCGCAACGCGCTCGCCGCACGGCAGGGCCGCGGGGCCGGCACCAACCGTTTCGCGGACCTCGCGCTGGCCGCGCACACGGCGGAGGCGGCGCTCACCAACCGGTACAACACCGAGGTGGCGGGCGGGAAATGGGACGGGATCGTCAATCCGTATCCGTCCCAGATCCCGAAGGCGCCGGGACGCCCGGCCGTCACCAGGGTGACCCGGCAGGAGACCTCGGGGCTCGGGGTGGCGGCCGAGGGCAACGAGACCGGGGCCGCCCGGCCGCTGTCGTTCTCCTCGTACACCCGTGACCAGCGCTTCGTCGACGTCTTCAACACCGGTTTCCTGCCGCTGGACTGGGTCGCCGAGGCCAGTCACCCCTGGGTGGTGCTCAGCGTCTCGGGAGGCTCGCTGACCGAGCAGCGGCGGGTGTGGGTGGAGATCGACTGGGAGCGCGCGCCGGAGGGGGCGCAGGAGGCCACGGTCGTCTTCACGGGCGCCGGGCAGCGCCATGACGTGCCACTACGGGTGGACAACGGCCGCAGACGGGTGCGCGGCTTCGTCGAAGCCCACGGTTACGTGTCGATCGACGCGGCACATGCCGACCGGAGGGTGGCGCGCGGCGGCTGCCGCTGGCGGACCGTGCGCGGACTGGGACGTCGTACGGGAGCCGTCGAGGCCGTTCCGCCCACGGCGGCTCCGATCACCGGTGACTTCGACGCGCGGGCACCGGAGTTGCGGTACCGGGTGCGGTTCACCAGCACCGGCACCTTCCCCGTCACCGTCTTCCGGTTGCCCTCGCTGGACGAGCGCGGGCAGCGGCGGCTGGCCGTCGGGCTCGACGACCGGCCGGTGACCGTCCTGTCCGGGCAGGCCGTCGCGACCGGCAACCGGGGTGACGCCTGGGCCCGTCAGGTGGAGGACGGAGTCGAGCGGCTGACCGCCGACGTGACGGTCGCCGAGGCCGGGGAGCATGTGCTGAGGATCTTCATGGTCGATCCGGCGATCGCCGTGGACCAGATCCTGATCGACACGAGCGGGCTGCCCGCCACGTATCTCGCGCCGCCGGAGAGCTACCACCCGGTGTTCAACCCCGAGCCCGCACCCGGCCGGGGCCTGGAGGCGCCGGACCAGTAG
- a CDS encoding NAD-dependent epimerase/dehydratase family protein yields MGRVLVTGGSGFVGSHLVRRLLERGYDVHATVRSLANSAKARPLRDMQGEFPGRLSLFEADLLKEGSFDEAMAGCRVVFHVASPFFMPEKIKDGQKDMVDPALTGTRNVLAGIERTPTVERLVFTSTVGAIFGDYADVRAMDGQILSEEYFNTSSTVENNPYHYAKTVAERAAWDAEAAQGRWRMVSVNPGLILGPSLTPASESGSLFLLEELFKGYFFYGAPDFSFTTVDVRDVADAHIAAAEKPDAKGRYILAAQTMTSFHEMSRIIRTRYPRGLRIPRTALPHWPVRVLGPAFGLTQDYIRKHLGIRFRVDNSRSVNELGLVYRPVEETVLDHYEAWRAQQGKR; encoded by the coding sequence ATGGGCAGAGTCCTGGTGACCGGTGGCAGCGGTTTCGTCGGCAGCCATCTGGTACGTCGGCTGCTGGAGCGGGGTTACGACGTGCACGCCACCGTGCGCAGTCTCGCGAACTCGGCGAAGGCGCGCCCGCTACGGGACATGCAGGGCGAATTCCCCGGCCGACTCTCCCTGTTCGAGGCGGACCTCCTCAAGGAGGGCTCCTTCGACGAGGCCATGGCGGGCTGCCGCGTGGTCTTCCATGTGGCCTCGCCCTTCTTCATGCCGGAGAAGATCAAGGACGGGCAGAAGGACATGGTCGACCCGGCCCTGACCGGCACCCGCAACGTCCTGGCCGGCATCGAGCGCACGCCGACGGTGGAGCGGCTGGTGTTCACCTCCACGGTCGGCGCCATCTTCGGTGACTACGCCGACGTACGGGCCATGGACGGTCAGATCCTGTCGGAGGAGTACTTCAACACCAGCAGCACGGTGGAGAACAACCCGTACCACTACGCCAAGACGGTCGCCGAACGCGCTGCCTGGGACGCGGAGGCCGCGCAGGGCCGCTGGCGCATGGTGTCCGTCAACCCCGGTCTGATCCTGGGCCCTTCGCTCACGCCCGCCTCCGAGTCCGGCAGCCTCTTCCTCCTGGAGGAGCTGTTCAAGGGCTACTTCTTCTACGGCGCCCCGGACTTCAGCTTCACCACGGTCGACGTCCGTGACGTGGCCGACGCCCACATCGCGGCGGCGGAGAAGCCCGACGCGAAGGGCCGTTACATCCTGGCCGCGCAGACCATGACGTCGTTCCACGAGATGTCCCGCATCATCCGTACCCGATACCCCCGCGGCCTGCGCATCCCGCGCACCGCGCTCCCCCACTGGCCGGTGCGCGTCCTAGGCCCCGCCTTCGGACTCACCCAGGACTACATCCGCAAGCATCTCGGCATCCGCTTCCGCGTGGACAACAGCCGCAGCGTGAACGAACTGGGCCTCGTCTACCGCCCGGTCGAGGAGACGGTCCTCGACCACTACGAGGCATGGCGCGCCCAGCAGGGCAAACGCTGA
- a CDS encoding glucarate dehydratase family protein, protein MSDPTRIKELIVTPIAFRDPPLLNSNGVHEPLALRIILQLVLEDGTVGLGESPGGVARLERLEAAAKVVVGRDVFDTTAVGAAIDAALLPTVPSSHERGWTTSAVEVACLDAQGKLLDRPVSDLLGGTVRDSVPFAAYLFYKWAEHPALDGRAAVGDEWGEALDPAGIVEQARLMQQRYGFRSFKLKGGVFPPDEEIAAIKALAEAFPGQPLRLDPNVAWTVETSKYVARRLDGVLEYLEDPTRCIEGMAAVAKDAPMPLGTNMCVIAWEHLRPAVEQNAIQVLLTDHHYWGGLRRTRELAAVCEAFGLALSMHSNSHLGISLAAMTHVAAAIPNLDHSCDTHYPWNHADDVIRPGVLEFRDGEVKVPTGPGLGVELDPAALERLHRRYVDSGVRSRDDTGYMRRFQPDYELRLPRW, encoded by the coding sequence ATGAGCGACCCGACTCGGATCAAGGAGCTGATCGTCACCCCGATCGCCTTCCGCGACCCACCGCTGCTCAACTCCAACGGCGTTCACGAGCCCCTCGCCCTGCGGATCATCCTGCAACTCGTTCTGGAGGACGGCACGGTGGGGCTCGGCGAGTCCCCCGGCGGGGTCGCCCGCCTGGAGCGTCTTGAGGCGGCCGCCAAGGTCGTCGTGGGCAGGGACGTCTTCGACACGACGGCCGTCGGCGCCGCGATCGACGCCGCTCTGCTGCCGACGGTTCCCTCCAGTCACGAGCGTGGTTGGACCACCTCCGCGGTGGAGGTGGCGTGCCTGGACGCGCAGGGCAAGCTGCTCGACCGCCCGGTCAGCGACCTGCTCGGCGGGACGGTCCGGGACTCGGTGCCGTTCGCCGCGTACCTCTTCTACAAGTGGGCCGAGCACCCGGCCCTCGACGGCCGCGCCGCGGTCGGCGACGAGTGGGGCGAGGCCCTGGACCCGGCCGGCATCGTGGAGCAGGCCCGGCTGATGCAGCAACGGTACGGGTTCAGGTCGTTCAAGCTGAAGGGCGGTGTCTTCCCGCCCGACGAGGAGATCGCCGCGATCAAGGCGCTCGCGGAGGCCTTCCCCGGGCAGCCGCTGCGCCTGGACCCCAACGTGGCGTGGACGGTGGAGACGTCGAAGTACGTCGCCCGCCGACTGGACGGAGTCCTGGAGTACTTGGAGGACCCGACCAGGTGCATCGAGGGCATGGCGGCGGTGGCGAAGGACGCGCCGATGCCGCTGGGCACGAACATGTGCGTGATCGCCTGGGAGCATCTCAGGCCCGCGGTCGAGCAGAACGCCATCCAGGTACTGCTGACCGACCACCACTACTGGGGCGGCCTGCGCCGCACCCGTGAACTGGCCGCGGTCTGCGAGGCGTTCGGCCTCGCCCTCTCCATGCACTCCAACTCGCACCTGGGCATCAGCCTGGCCGCCATGACCCATGTGGCTGCGGCGATCCCCAACCTCGACCACTCCTGCGACACCCACTACCCGTGGAACCACGCCGACGACGTGATCCGCCCCGGTGTCCTGGAGTTCCGCGACGGCGAGGTCAAGGTCCCGACCGGCCCCGGTCTCGGCGTGGAACTCGACCCCGCCGCCCTGGAACGGCTGCACCGCCGCTACGTCGACTCCGGGGTACGCAGCCGGGACGACACCGGATACATGCGACGGTTCCAGCCGGACTACGAACTCCGGCTCCCCCGTTGGTGA
- a CDS encoding 5-dehydro-4-deoxyglucarate dehydratase — protein MKFQGVLFFPVTPFAADGSLDEERLAQHIDNGVAAGAGGVFVACGTGEFHALTPEEIERATRVAVETTSGRVPVLAAAGGPVPVARDHAARVARAGADGILLLPPYLVTAPQQGLVRYVEEVTSASDLPVVFYQRGTARLTEETAAEIAALPKVVGLKDGLGDIERMHRVVRAVRAVPGTEDFQFFNGLPTAEMTAPAYQGIGVSLYSSAVFAFAPEIALAFHGALAAGDRPLVETLLDEFYGPLVQLRDEVPGYAVALVKSGVALRGLDVGGVRAPLVDPAPEHIARLSELIDHGLEVVGA, from the coding sequence ATGAAGTTCCAAGGAGTGCTGTTCTTCCCGGTGACGCCGTTCGCCGCGGACGGCTCGCTGGACGAGGAACGGCTCGCCCAGCACATCGACAACGGTGTCGCGGCCGGTGCGGGCGGCGTGTTCGTCGCCTGCGGCACCGGTGAGTTCCACGCGCTGACGCCCGAGGAGATCGAGCGGGCCACCCGGGTCGCGGTCGAGACGACCTCGGGCCGGGTCCCGGTCCTGGCCGCGGCGGGCGGCCCCGTCCCGGTCGCCCGCGACCACGCGGCCCGTGTCGCCCGGGCGGGCGCCGACGGCATCCTGCTGCTCCCGCCCTACCTGGTGACGGCCCCGCAGCAGGGCCTGGTGCGCTACGTCGAGGAGGTCACGTCCGCGAGCGACCTGCCCGTCGTCTTCTACCAGCGCGGCACCGCCCGCCTCACCGAGGAGACGGCCGCCGAGATCGCCGCACTCCCCAAGGTCGTCGGCCTCAAGGACGGGCTCGGCGACATCGAGCGGATGCACCGCGTCGTGCGCGCGGTGCGCGCCGTGCCCGGCACGGAGGACTTCCAGTTCTTCAACGGCCTGCCCACGGCGGAGATGACCGCGCCCGCCTACCAGGGCATCGGTGTCTCGCTGTACTCCTCCGCCGTGTTCGCCTTCGCGCCCGAGATCGCCCTCGCCTTCCACGGGGCGCTCGCCGCGGGCGACCGCCCGCTGGTCGAGACGCTCCTCGACGAGTTCTACGGCCCCCTCGTCCAACTCCGCGACGAGGTACCGGGGTACGCCGTGGCGTTGGTCAAGTCCGGAGTCGCCCTGCGTGGCCTGGACGTGGGTGGCGTACGGGCGCCCCTGGTCGATCCCGCCCCGGAGCACATCGCGCGGCTGTCCGAACTCATCGATCACGGCCTGGAGGTGGTCGGCGCATGA
- a CDS encoding carbohydrate ABC transporter permease: protein MSAPVIDSARPAAPDTPAGRTTKAQRTTPARFDTALGWNDRPGLAWGLRILLCVIALAIFAAPFLTIVSGAFTTHPSGSSLSFLPHDTTLSNFKVAGAQGLWDYLGNSLVIAGGGLLLQLVVCTLAAYALARHRFRGQALIMMLFMMTLMLPEEVIAIPLSLVLGDVPVVHVDLKGTVWGVILPLGAWGFSVMMLTEFMRDIPVEIEEAARLDGVGELRMLWQIILPLCRPALGVAGVLGFIMIWDQYLLPLIAAKDPTDYTVTVALATLRTDPVVGSGVVLAGAVIALIPSLIVYLLLQRSLVTGIAAGATKG from the coding sequence ATGAGCGCCCCCGTCATCGACTCCGCCCGGCCGGCGGCCCCTGACACCCCGGCCGGGCGGACCACCAAGGCACAGCGGACCACCCCGGCCCGCTTCGACACCGCCCTCGGCTGGAACGACAGGCCCGGTCTCGCCTGGGGCCTGAGGATCCTGCTCTGCGTGATCGCCCTCGCGATCTTCGCGGCGCCGTTCCTCACCATCGTCTCGGGCGCCTTCACCACCCACCCCAGCGGCTCCTCGCTGTCGTTCCTGCCGCACGACACCACGCTGTCGAACTTCAAGGTCGCGGGCGCCCAGGGCCTGTGGGACTACCTCGGCAACTCGCTGGTCATAGCGGGCGGCGGGCTGCTCCTCCAGCTGGTGGTGTGCACCCTCGCCGCGTACGCGCTGGCCCGGCACCGGTTCCGCGGTCAGGCGCTGATCATGATGCTGTTCATGATGACGCTGATGCTGCCCGAGGAGGTCATCGCGATCCCGCTGTCCCTGGTCCTCGGTGACGTACCGGTGGTCCACGTGGACCTCAAGGGCACGGTCTGGGGTGTCATCCTGCCGCTGGGCGCCTGGGGCTTCTCGGTGATGATGCTGACCGAGTTCATGCGGGACATCCCCGTCGAGATCGAGGAGGCGGCCCGCCTGGACGGCGTGGGCGAACTGCGGATGCTGTGGCAGATCATCCTGCCGCTGTGCAGGCCCGCTCTCGGTGTGGCCGGCGTCCTCGGGTTCATCATGATCTGGGACCAGTACCTGCTGCCCCTGATCGCCGCCAAGGACCCCACCGACTACACGGTCACCGTCGCCCTGGCCACCTTGCGCACCGACCCCGTGGTCGGCTCGGGTGTGGTCCTCGCCGGCGCGGTCATCGCCCTGATCCCCAGCCTGATCGTCTACCTGCTTCTCCAGCGCTCCCTGGTCACCGGCATCGCCGCCGGTGCCACGAAGGGCTGA
- a CDS encoding sugar ABC transporter permease encodes MTASVPAPTARRGLTKRAIDKKAVVPWLFLTPGLLLALVFKFWPMAKGIWLSFFDVRPFLGDKWIGLENYTRVLTDHRFQDAIGHTLILGMGQAVGAIVLGLALALLLEGQARSLKLLRTAVFLPAVTATAVVGELWRLMYYPTSDGLLNSGLHFLGLGTVQFLDNPNIALYSTMVMGIWIWAPYNMVIFLAGLAGVDRSLYEAAAMDGVSLWQRLRYVTLPAIRPALMIVLTLATIRGLRVFTEVYVLTGGGPAGSTDVWMTRAYTLGFTRNDIGGASAASVVLLCVTLLLTVTVNHLRKRGEAR; translated from the coding sequence ATGACCGCTTCCGTCCCCGCGCCCACAGCGCGCAGAGGCCTCACCAAGAGGGCCATCGACAAGAAGGCCGTCGTCCCCTGGCTCTTCCTGACCCCGGGTCTGCTGCTCGCCCTGGTGTTCAAGTTCTGGCCGATGGCCAAGGGCATCTGGCTCAGCTTCTTCGACGTGCGGCCCTTCCTCGGCGACAAATGGATCGGCCTCGAGAACTACACGAGGGTCCTGACCGACCACCGCTTCCAGGACGCGATCGGGCACACCCTGATCCTGGGCATGGGCCAGGCGGTCGGTGCGATCGTGCTCGGGCTCGCCCTCGCGCTGCTCCTGGAGGGCCAGGCACGTTCGCTGAAGCTCCTCCGCACCGCCGTCTTCCTGCCCGCCGTCACGGCCACCGCGGTCGTCGGCGAGCTGTGGCGGCTGATGTACTACCCGACCTCCGACGGCCTGCTCAACAGCGGCCTGCACTTCCTCGGCCTCGGGACCGTCCAGTTCCTCGACAACCCGAACATCGCGCTGTACTCGACGATGGTGATGGGCATCTGGATCTGGGCCCCCTACAACATGGTGATCTTCCTCGCCGGACTTGCGGGCGTCGACCGCTCGCTGTACGAGGCCGCGGCGATGGACGGGGTCTCCCTGTGGCAGCGGCTGCGGTACGTCACGCTCCCCGCGATCCGTCCGGCGCTCATGATCGTGCTCACGCTCGCCACGATCCGCGGACTGCGCGTGTTCACCGAGGTCTACGTCCTCACCGGCGGCGGCCCCGCGGGGTCGACCGACGTCTGGATGACCCGCGCCTACACCCTGGGCTTCACCCGCAACGACATCGGAGGCGCCTCGGCGGCCTCGGTCGTCCTGCTCTGCGTGACGCTGCTGCTCACCGTCACGGTCAATCACCTCCGCAAGAGGGGAGAAGCGCGATGA